In Vitis vinifera cultivar Pinot Noir 40024 chromosome 11, ASM3070453v1, a genomic segment contains:
- the LOC100250739 gene encoding uncharacterized protein LOC100250739: protein MSRRTTQVLESIHLMNTAQIFREAIRIIFLHPTHFHSISIFLFSPLPISLFMSHFLIHQFPQIPISALKAIDHSLGQHGVLPLPKLLPKTLVHIIICFPSIITFSLLGRAATVQAVSDGYHGINLDRRRLLMRSGLVWVKLLHTSFWEFLIVLGLFGALVASLATVPKILFAFGVCSRVLGFFSVLGFAGIPFCVVFAHVMIVGNLARVVSVVESECYGFDSIVKAKRLMEGRRHTALVMALLSNVGFRLVECLFEFRMCTGMSLWEGPLLVSMYSLVLVLDTVMNAVFYYACKPPDFSVF from the coding sequence ATGTCAAGAAGAACGACCCAAGTCCTTGAATCAATCCACCTGATGAACACAGCCCAGATTTTCAGAGAAGCAATCAGAATTATATTTCTCCACCCAACCCATTTCCATTCCATCTCCATCTTCCTATTCTCACCATTACCAATCTCCCTCTTCATGTCTCACTTCCTCATTCACCAGTTTCCACAAATACCAATCTCAGCACTTAAAGCCATAGACCATTCACTTGGGCAGCATGGAGTTCTTCCCCTGCCCAAACTTCTACCCAAAACCCTTGTTCACATCATCATTTGCTTCCCTTCAATTATCACTTTCTCTCTCCTTGGAAGAGCTGCTACTGTTCAGGCAGTTTCAGATGGTTACCATGGAATCAACCTAGACAGAAGAAGGCTACTTATGAGAAGTGGATTGGTTTGGGTCAAGCTTCTCCACACAAGTTTCTGGGAGTTTCTTATTGTACTTGGCCTTTTTGGAGCTTTGGTGGCTAGTTTGGCAACAGTGCCAAAGATTTTGTTTGCATTTGGGGTATGTTCGAGGGTATTAGGATTTTTTAGTGTCCTGGGGTTTGCAGGGATACCCTTTTGTGTTGTATTTGCCCATGTTATGATTGTGGGGAACTTGGCAAGGGTTGTATCAGTAGTGGAGAGTGAGTGTTACGGGTTTGATTCTATAGTAAAGGCTAAGAGACTCATGGAAGGCAGGCGACATACAGCCCTAGTCATGGCTTTGTTGAGTAATGTGGGATTTAGACTTGTAGAATGCTTGTTTGAATTTAGGATGTGTACAGGGATGAGTTTGTGGGAAGGCCCCCTGTTGGTTTCCATGTATTCTTTGGTGCTTGTTTTGGACACAGTCATGAATGCTGTCTTCTACTATGCATGTAAACCTCCAGATTTCAGCGTCTTCTGA
- the LOC100255904 gene encoding ARF guanine-nucleotide exchange factor GNL2, translated as MEKTRDDNGEEEEEENKPKNVRELRRRELGLSCMLNTEVGAVLAVIRRPSDTNSQFLAAQEDNFDSSLLHSLKSLRALIFNPQQEWRTIDPSIYLAPFLDVVQSDDVPATATGVALSAIFMILKLEIFDEKTPGARDAVNSIVTGITTCRLERTDPISEDAILMKILHVLTEIMKKRASILLTDHAVCTIVNTCFQVVQQSAIRGDLLQRGARHTMQELIQTIFSRFPEINKDRDKSLNDFQDGDINNEMESGYGVRSAVDIFSFLCSLLNVVEVVDMDGSQVQTADEDVQLFALVLINSAIQLSGDEIGKQPKLLRMIEDDLFHHLIHYGMCSSPLVLSMICSTVLNIYNFLRRFIRLQLEAFFTFVSFRVAVQASSSLQLKEVALEAVINFCRQPTFIFEAYANYDCHIIFRDVFEEIGRLLCKHAFPTGSPLSTLQIQAFEGLVIMIHNISDHVDGEHDSSSSGPYPVEITEYRPFWDENFKANDSEDWADHARLRKAQKRKIKIAGDHFNRDEKKGLDYLKISHLVPDPPDPKPFAYFFRYTPGLDKSMIGDYLGSPDELNLQVLKEFTETFNFSGMILDNALRTYLETFRLPGESQKIQRILEAFSERFYDQQSSEIFVSKDAVFILCYSLIMLNTDQHNPQVKKKMTEEEFIKNNRAINGGKDLPREYLSELFQSISNKAISLFGQSGQPVEMNPSRWIELINRSRNSEPFIKCDFDHRLGRDMFAAIAGPTVAALSAIFEHSDEDEIINECMQGLISVARIAQYGLQDTLDELLASFCKFTTLLNPYASAEETLYAFSNDLKARMATLAVFTIANNFGHSIKGGWRNIVDCLLKLRRLKLLPQSVVEPEIASTSSSDLQMHTRSDSGVIFPSYESSFDSNCQTSSMMSRFSHFLSMETADDSLTLGGSEFERNLKIIQQCRIGNIFSNSSKLPDDALPNLGRSLIFAAAGKGQKFSTPIEEEETVGFCWDLLISIALANVHRFSTFWPYFHDYLLAVAQFPLFSPVPFVEKAMLGLFKICLKVLSSYQSDKLLEELIFKSINLMWKLDKEILDTCCEYITQSVSKILIEYPANLQSQLGWKSVLQLLSITGRHPETYDQAVETLIMLMSDGFHVSRSNYPFCIDCAFGFIALKNSPLEKNLKLLDLLADSVNLLIQWSKNGYSDPGNNLSIASSTSSSSFEDNSKFNPSNFSMNLFIKLGEALRRTSLARREEIRNHAIVALQRSFTLADELDFTSVSCINCFNLVIFAMVDDLHEKMVEYSRRDNLEREVRSMEGTLKIAMELLTDVFLQFLKPLTENSGFRTFWLGVLRRMDTCMKADLGGYGETTLQELIPDLLRKMITIMKEKQILVQKEGEDLWEITYIQIQWIAPSLKDELFPDEDL; from the exons ATGGAGAAAACAAGAGATGATAATggtgaagaggaagaagaggaaaataagCCTAAGAATGTGAGGGAACTGAGAAGGAGGGAGCTGGGGCTCTCATGCATGCTCAACACAGAAGTTGGGGCGGTTCTAGCGGTGATAAGGCGTCCATCAGATACCAATTCACAGTTCCTCGCCGCTCAAGAAGACAACTTCGATTCCTCTCTACTGCATTCCTTGAAATCCCTGCGAGCCCTTATCTTCAATCCTCAGCAAGAATGGCGAACCATTGATCCATCCATTTACCTGGCGCCTTTCCTAGACGTGGTACAAAGCGATGATGTCCCAGCTACAGCAACAGGGGTTGCTCTCTCCGCCATATTCATGATCCTCAAGCTTGAGATCTTTGACGAGAAGACCCCAGGAGCTAGAGATGCCGTCAATTCCATTGTCACTGGGATCACAACTTGTCGCCTGGAGAGAACTGATCCTATTTCCGAAGACGCCATCTTGATGAAAATCCTGCATGTTTTGACAGAGATTATGAAAAAGCGAGCTTCCATTTTGCTCACTGATCATGCTGTCTGCACCATTGTTAACACATGCTTTCAGGTGGTTCAACAGTCAGCCATCAGAGGAGATTTGCTGCAGCGGGGTGCTAGGCATACAATGCAGGAGCTCATCCAGACTATATTTTCCAGGTTTCCCGAAATCAACAAGGATAGAGACAAGTCACTGAATGATTTCCAAGACGGTGACATCAACAATGAAATGGAATCCGGGTATGGGGTTCGTAGTGCTGTTGATATCTTTAGCTTCTTGTGTTCCCTGCTGAACGTAGTAGAAGTTGTGGACATGGACGGTTCCCAAGTTCAAACTGCCGATGAAGACGTTCAGCTTTTTGCCCTGGTGTTGATCAACTCTGCTATACAATTAAGCGGGGATGAGATTGGGAAGCAGCCAAAGCTTTTGAGAATGATAGAAGATGACCTATTTCACCATTTAATCCACTACGGAATGTGCTCTAGCCCACTGGTTCTGTCCATGATTTGCAGTACTGTATTAAATATTTACAACTTTCTTCGCAG GTTCATTCGTCTTCAACTTGAAGCTTTCTTCACATTTGTGTCGTTTAGAGTGGCTGTCCAAGCAAGCAGCTCACTCCAACTCAAAGAAGTTGCGCTTGAAGCAGTAATAAATTTTTGCAGGCAGCCAACATTCATATTTGAAGCATATGCAAATTATGACTGCCATATTATTTTCCGGGATGTGTTTGAAGAGATAGGGAGGTTGCTGTGCAAGCATGCATTTCCAACAGGGAGTCCTTTGTCCACTTTACAGATCCAAGCCTTTGAAGGTCTGGTAATTATGATTCACAATATTTCTGATCATGTTGATGGGGAGCATGATTCAAGCTCATCTGGACCATACCCAGTTGAGATTACTGAGTATAGGCCTTTCTGGGATGAGAATTTCAAGGCAAATGATTCGGAGGATTGGGCGGACCATGCAAGGCTAAGGAAAGCgcagaaaaggaaaataaagatagCTGGGGACCATTTTAATCGAGATGAAAAGAAGGGATTGGACTACCTGAAAATTTCCCATTTGGTTCCTGATCCTCCAGATCCCAAACCCTTTGCTTACTTCTTCCGTTATACTCCCGGATTGGACAAGAGCATGATTGGAGATTATCTTGGCAGTCCTGATGAGCTCAACCTCCAAGTTCTTAAAGAATTTACAGAAACTTTTAACTTTTCTGGCATGATTCTGGACAATGCTCTCCGAACTTATCTAGAGACTTTCCGATTGCCGGGTGAGTCCCAGAAGATTCAGAGGATCCTTGAGGCATTCTCAGAGAGATTCTATGATCAACAATCCTCAGAAATTTTTGTAAGTAAGGATGCAGTTTTCATTCTTTGCTATTCCCTCATTATGCTCAACACTGATCAGCACAATCCAcaagttaagaaaaaaatgacagAAGAAGAGTTTATCAAGAACAACAGAGCAATCAATGGAGGGAAGGATCTTCCTAGAGAGTACCTTTCTGAGCTTTTCCAATCCATTTCAAACAAAGCAATCTCACTTTTTGGTCAGTCTGGACAACCGGTGGAAATGAATCCAAGCAGATGGATTGAGCTGATAAACCGATCCAGAAACAGCGAGCCTTTCATAAAATGTGATTTTGATCATCGGCTAGGGAGAGATATGTTTGCTGCCATTGCCGGTCCTACAGTTGCAGCTCTCTCTGCAATCTTTGAGCACTCTGACGAAGATGAAATCATAAATGAATGCATGCAAGGATTGATCTCAGTGGCTAGGATTGCCCAGTATGGATTACAAGACACTCTTGATGAGCTCCTTGCCTCATTCTGCAAGTTCACTACACTGTTGAATCCCTATGCCTCTGCAGAAGAAACCTTGTATGCCTTTAGCAATGATTTGAAGGCAAGAATGGCAACTCTTGCGGTTTTCACCATTGCTAATAATTTTGGGCACTCAATCAAAGGGGGTTGGAGGAACATTGTAGACTGCTTGTTGAAGCTCAGAAGGCTTAAATTACTTCCCCAATCTGTCGTGGAACCCGAAATCGCTTCCACCTCATCATCTGACCTTCAAATGCACACAAGATCCGACTCAGGTGTGATTTTTCCTTCTTATGAATCTTCATTTGACAGCAACTGCCAGACTTCTAGCATGATGAGTCGGTTTTCGCACTTTCTATCAATGGAGACTGCAGATGACTCTTTAACACTTGGCGGAAGTGAATTTGAACGGAATCTAAAAATTATCCAACAATGCCGGATTGGAAACATCTTCAGCAATAGTTCAAAGTTACCTGATGATGCATTGCCAAATCTTGGGCGTTCTCTTATATTTGCAGCTGCAGGGAAGGGCCAAAAGTTTAGCACCCcaattgaagaagaagagactGTTGGATTCTGTTGGGATTTGCTCATCTCCATTGCTTTGGCCAATGTTCACAGATTCTCAACATTTTGGCCGTATTTCCATGATTATCTTCTTGCAGTTGCCCAGTTTCCGCTATTCTCTCCTGTCCCATTTGTGGAGAAGGCCATGCTAGGTCTTTTCAAGATCTGTCTAAAAGTCCTTTCTTCCTACCAATCCGATAAACTCTTGGAGGAACTCATATTCAAGTCCATAAATTTGATGTGGAAGCTTGATAAAGAAATTCTTGATACCTGCTGTGAGTACATCACACAATCAGTAAGCAAGATTCTCATTGAGTACCCTGCAAATTTGCAGAGCCAACTTGGATGGAAGTCAGTTCTCCAGTTGTTATCAATCACTGGCAGGCACCCTGAAACCTATGATCAGGCAGTTGAGACCCTGATCATGTTGATGTCGGACGGGTTCCATGTTTCAAGGTCAAATTATCCCTTCTGTATTGATTGTGCATTTGGTTTTATTGCACTCAAGAACAGTCCATTGGAGAAGAACTTGAAGTTATTGGACCTACTGGCAGATTCTGTGAATTTGTTGATCCAGTGGTCCAAAAACGGCTACTCAGATCCTGGGAATAATCTTAGCATAGCAAGCAGCACAAGTAGCTCCTCATTTGAGGATAATTCAAAGTTCAACCCTTCTAACTTTTCCATGAACTTGTTTATCAAGCTAGGTGAGGCACTAAGGAGGACAAGCTTAGCTCGGCGGGAAGAGATAAGAAACCATGCCATAGTAGCTCTTCAGAGAAGCTTCACACTAGCTGATGAACTAGATTTCACGTCAGTGAGCTGTATCAACTGTTTTAACCTTGTGATTTTTGCAATGGTTGATGATCTACATGAAAAGATGGTGGAATACTCAAGAAGGGACAACTTGGAGAGGGAGGTGAGAAGTATGGAGGGGACTTTAAAGATTGCAATGGAGCTCTTGACGGATGTGTTCCTGCAGTTCTTGAAACCACTGACGGAAAATTCAGGTTTCAGGACATTCTGGTTAGGAGTGTTGAGAAGAATGGATACTTGCATGAAAGCTGATTTGGGAGGATATGGTGAAACCACATTGCAAGAACTAATCCCAGATTTGTTGAGAAAGATGATCACAATTATGAAAGAAAAGCAGATTTTGGTCCAGAAGGAAGGTGAAGATTTATGGGAGATTACCTACATTCAGATACAGTGGATAGCCCCTTCACTCAAAGACGAGCTATTCCCCGATGAAGACCTGTAG